ATTGTTTTCATTGTGGTAGTTCATAACAGTCATTCATAGGGACAACATTAAGCATTAATCACTGATGATATTAATCATACAGGTTCATCCCCCCATGGTAAAAATTGTTACTGTTGACTCAGCTTGAGAAGAATAAACCCATTTACTCTACCCAACCTGCGCAATACGTCAAGCTCATTGAAGTCATATGCTAGTATGGTTAAATTGCCATATAGATACTATTATTGACGATGTCTGAAAGCAGTTTTGAATGGGACGAGGTAAAAAACTTGTCCAATCAGGAAAAGCATGGGGTTTCATTCTATGACGCACAATATGCCTTTTACGATCAAAAACGGATTATTGCTGAAGATATGGGACACAGTCAGGAAGAAAAACGCTATTTCTGCTTTGGACTGGATAAAGAGCAAACAGGCGTCCTCACTGTGCGGTTTACATACAGGACTAACCGAATCCGGATAATTGGTGCCGGTTACTGGAGAAAAGGGAAAAAGCTTTATGAGCAAGCAAATTCAGTACACTGACGAACCCATAGGCGACACTAAGCTAGTAGCTGATTTTCTGCCATCCCCAAGTGAACTTAAATTAAAAAATGACAGCACCAAAATCACGATAACCCTTAGTACTGATAGTGTTGAATATTTCAAGTCAGCTGCTGAAGAATATGGTATGCAGTATCAAAAAATGATACGACAGTTACTTGATGAATATGTGGCTCATCAGAGGAAAGGGTAGATAGGAGGCATAGCCGACAGCGATCATTCTATGCCTCCGTTCCCCTAACTGCGATACTCCGCATTAATACGAACGTATTCATGGGAAAGGTCGGTTGTCCATATCTGTTCGCAGACATCACCCGCCCCCAGGGCAACCCTGATAGTGATCTCATCCTTATCCATCACTGCCTGACCGGCCGCTTCTGTATACGAAGCAGCTGGTTCGCCGTTTTCAACAATGCAGACATCACCCAGCCAGATGGTAATGCGCTCAATTACCAGCGTATTCACCTCTGCACGCCCTACCGCTGCCAGTATGCGTCCCCAGTTCGGGTCTGAGGCAAACAGTGCTGTTTTTACCAATGGTGAATGAGCAATGGTGTAGGCGACTTCCAGCGCATCTGCCGAAGTATCAGCCTGCTCTACGCTCACCGTAATAAACTTGGAAGCCCCCTCACCGTCACGGACAATGGCCTGAGCCAGCTCCACCGCTACTTCATTCACTGCCTGACGTAAACCGACGTATAAATCCGATGCCTCAGAGTTCAATGGTTCTGAACCTGTTTTGCCAGTAGCCACCAACATGCAGCAGTCGTTTGTTGAAGTATCGCCATCCACAGAAATGCGATTAAACGACAGGTTTACAGCATCATTCAGAAGTTTTTGTAACAGAGGTTGCGCAGCTGGGACATCGGTCGCCATAAAAGCCAGCATAGTAGCCATGTTCGGGCGAATCATTCCTGATCCTTTACTGATACCCGATACGGTATAAACGACACCATCAACCTCAAACTGCCGACTGGCACCTTTGGGACGGGTATCCGTCGTTAAAATACCTTCTCCAGCTTTATACCAGCCCTCCTCAGACAAATCTGCTACAGCCGCGGGCGAACCCGCCAGCAACCGGTCAACAGGCAGCTGCTCCCCTATAACGCCTGTAGAAAAGGGTAAAACCGACTCTGAAGGGATATTCAGCAGCTCTGCAACACCAGCGGTTGACTCTTTAGCAGCCTCCATGCCCTGCTGCCCGGTACCGGCATTAGCATTCCCGGTATTGATAACAAAACAGCGGGGGCTCTGATTAAGGCGGCCTTTAGCAAGATGTACCGGCGCCGCGCAAAATTTATTCAGGGTAAAAACACCCGCTACGCTCGCCCCTTCATCCCACTCCATAACCACCAGATCCCGGCGGTTTGTTTTGCGAATCCCTGCTTCAGCCGTTCCCAGACGAAACCCTTTAACAGCTTTAACATCAGGCCAGACATCGAAACCAACAGCCATAACGACTCCCATTTATTCTTTGCTCTAAAGTCGATAAAACTAACCCAGTTTTTCACAAAAGGAAAACTACACAAAAAAACGGGTCGCCTGAAGTATAACCAGCGCGACCCGTTTCTGTGACTCAGTGCTGTTCGGCAGGCGTTAAGCTATTTTACCGTGACACTGTTTGAACTTTTTGCCAGAACCACACGGGCAGGGCTCATTACGACCCACCTTGCGTCCTTCACGGACGAAAGGCTCCGGATGTGGAGCACCGCCCTCACCTTCCTGAGCCTCTTCAGACTCTTCTCCGGCAGCCATACCGCCCGCCTGAGCGTGCTGGAACTGCATACGACGAGCCATTTCCTGACGACGACGTTCTTCTTCCTCTGCCGTGTGGTCGTCCTGCTGGACCTGTACATGGGACAGAATACGGATGGTGTCCCCTTTGATATCTTCCAGCATGTGCTGGAACAGCTCAAAGGCTTCACGCTTGTACTCCTGCTTTGGATTCTTCTGGGCGTAGCCTCGCAGATGGATACCCTGACGCAGGTGATCCATAGTCGCCAGGTGCTCTTTCCACTTATCATCCAGAATACGCAGCAGAATATGCTTCTCGAAGTTGCGAAGGGACTCTTCGCCCGCCAGCTCTTCTTTTTTCTTGTAGCTTTCTACAACGGATTCATGAATACGCTGACGCAGACCTTCTTCGTCCAGACGGTCGTCTTCATCCAACCACTTCTGTACCGGCAGTGTTTCCGCCAGTTCAGTGTCCAGCTTCTTCTCCAGTCCTTCAACATCCCACTGCTCTTCCAGACTCTGTGGTGGAATGAATTCAGAGATCAGGTCGTTAACAACGTCTTCTCGCATTACCGCAATGTTTTCTACCACATTGTCGGCACTCAGTATTTCATCACGCTGGGTATACACCACTTTACGCTGATCATTGGCCACGTCATCGTATTCCAGCAATTGCTTACGAATATCGAAGTTACGGCCCTCTACCTTGCGCTGGGCTTTTTCGATGGCGTTAGACACCATGCGGTGTTCAATCGCTTCACCCTTTTCCATCCCCAGGGCTTTCATAAAGTTCTTCACCCGGTCAGAGGCAAAGATACGCATCAGGTTGTCTTCCAGGGACAGGTAGAAGCGGGAAGAACCCGGGTCACCCTGACGACCGGCGCGACCACGCAGCTGGTTGTCAATACGGCGGGACTCGTGGCGCTCGGTACCGATGATATGCAGACCACCGGCATCCAGCACGCCTTTGTGACGCTGCTGCCATTCAGCCTTAACCTGGTCTTCCTGTTCTTTGGTTGGGTTTTCAATCCCACCCAGCTCGGCTTCCCAGTTACCACCCAGAATAATATCGGTACCACGACCCGCCATGTTGGTGGCGATGGTCACTGCACCCGGCTTACCGGCCTGGGCGATAATCTCAGCTTCTTTTTCGTGGAATTTGGCGTTCAGAACGCTGTGCTTGATGCCCGCCTTGTCCAGGGCAACCGACAGGTGCTCGGAGGCATCAATCGAAGCGGTACCCACCAGAGTTGGT
Above is a genomic segment from Endozoicomonas euniceicola containing:
- a CDS encoding BrnT family toxin, whose product is MSESSFEWDEVKNLSNQEKHGVSFYDAQYAFYDQKRIIAEDMGHSQEEKRYFCFGLDKEQTGVLTVRFTYRTNRIRIIGAGYWRKGKKLYEQANSVH
- a CDS encoding BrnA antitoxin family protein codes for the protein MSKQIQYTDEPIGDTKLVADFLPSPSELKLKNDSTKITITLSTDSVEYFKSAAEEYGMQYQKMIRQLLDEYVAHQRKG
- the argJ gene encoding bifunctional glutamate N-acetyltransferase/amino-acid acetyltransferase ArgJ yields the protein MAVGFDVWPDVKAVKGFRLGTAEAGIRKTNRRDLVVMEWDEGASVAGVFTLNKFCAAPVHLAKGRLNQSPRCFVINTGNANAGTGQQGMEAAKESTAGVAELLNIPSESVLPFSTGVIGEQLPVDRLLAGSPAAVADLSEEGWYKAGEGILTTDTRPKGASRQFEVDGVVYTVSGISKGSGMIRPNMATMLAFMATDVPAAQPLLQKLLNDAVNLSFNRISVDGDTSTNDCCMLVATGKTGSEPLNSEASDLYVGLRQAVNEVAVELAQAIVRDGEGASKFITVSVEQADTSADALEVAYTIAHSPLVKTALFASDPNWGRILAAVGRAEVNTLVIERITIWLGDVCIVENGEPAASYTEAAGQAVMDKDEITIRVALGAGDVCEQIWTTDLSHEYVRINAEYRS
- the secA gene encoding preprotein translocase subunit SecA — translated: MFASLVKKIIGSRNDRQLKRMRKLVKAVNALEDSISSLSDEELRAKTREFKDRYQQGETLDAILPEAFAVVREGGKRSMGMRHFDVQLIGGITLHEGRVAEMRTGEGKTLMATLPAYLNAITGKGVHVVTVNDYLARRDANWMRTLYEFLGLTVGVVVPQQDTEEKRAAYLSDITYGTNNEFGFDYLRDNMAFRQEDKFQRPLHFAVVDEVDSILIDEARTPLIISGPAEDSSELYRQMNELAPKLERQIEEVAEDEEPTKHYTVDEKTRQVELTEVGHQFVEEMLQQGGLLPEGESLYSSHNLTMLHHVNAALKAHVLFTRNVEYIVQNGEILLVDEHTGRTMPGRRLSEGLHQALEAKENLKIQAESQTMASTTFQNYFRIYETLSGMTGTADTEAFELRQIYGLDVVVIPTHKEMVRKDHNDLVYLTINEKYDAIIEDIKVTVAEGRPTLVGTASIDASEHLSVALDKAGIKHSVLNAKFHEKEAEIIAQAGKPGAVTIATNMAGRGTDIILGGNWEAELGGIENPTKEQEDQVKAEWQQRHKGVLDAGGLHIIGTERHESRRIDNQLRGRAGRQGDPGSSRFYLSLEDNLMRIFASDRVKNFMKALGMEKGEAIEHRMVSNAIEKAQRKVEGRNFDIRKQLLEYDDVANDQRKVVYTQRDEILSADNVVENIAVMREDVVNDLISEFIPPQSLEEQWDVEGLEKKLDTELAETLPVQKWLDEDDRLDEEGLRQRIHESVVESYKKKEELAGEESLRNFEKHILLRILDDKWKEHLATMDHLRQGIHLRGYAQKNPKQEYKREAFELFQHMLEDIKGDTIRILSHVQVQQDDHTAEEEERRRQEMARRMQFQHAQAGGMAAGEESEEAQEGEGGAPHPEPFVREGRKVGRNEPCPCGSGKKFKQCHGKIA